In Numidum massiliense, a single genomic region encodes these proteins:
- a CDS encoding MFS transporter, producing MDSWRRNVWILAVAQFLVMAGVTMVIPFLPLYLRDLGVTDPDKVQIWAGFIFGINFFSAFLVSPIWGTLADKYGRKLMVIRSGIGMSITIVLMGLATSPVHLLLLRFVNGLISGFMPAAIALTATNTPKHRVGYALGILQAGGVSGSIMGPLFGGLLAEWIGFRAIFTITGFVILAATMVVLFKVTELHKPDPSKVKRASVRADAALILHNKSLVPLFTVAFLIQFAMMGPSPLMSLFVLELGAPGGYVVFFAGLVTAVTGLANIMAAPQLGKLGDKYGSQYVLMAALIGAGLFSIPHAFVSSVWELLIWRFMLGLFIGGLLPALNSLISRHAPEGKESAAYGYSNSAVALGNMLGPITGGYVANWIGIEGLFLVTAALLLINSVWFRFSFVSFKRKAIRSS from the coding sequence ATGGATTCATGGCGGCGAAATGTATGGATTTTAGCCGTAGCGCAATTTTTAGTGATGGCCGGGGTTACGATGGTCATCCCCTTCTTGCCGCTCTACTTGCGTGATTTAGGTGTCACTGACCCGGATAAAGTGCAAATCTGGGCAGGTTTTATTTTTGGGATTAACTTTTTCTCGGCTTTTCTCGTCTCGCCAATTTGGGGGACACTGGCCGATAAGTACGGTCGAAAATTAATGGTCATCCGCTCCGGGATCGGGATGTCGATTACAATCGTCCTCATGGGGTTGGCGACATCCCCTGTTCATTTGTTGCTGTTGCGTTTCGTCAACGGACTCATTTCCGGCTTTATGCCTGCGGCGATCGCCTTAACCGCTACGAATACACCGAAACACCGCGTCGGGTATGCCCTCGGCATTTTACAAGCGGGCGGGGTGTCTGGTTCGATTATGGGGCCGCTATTCGGTGGTTTACTTGCGGAGTGGATCGGTTTCCGCGCAATTTTCACCATAACGGGATTCGTCATCTTGGCCGCGACGATGGTCGTCTTATTCAAGGTCACAGAATTGCATAAGCCGGATCCGTCAAAAGTGAAAAGAGCGAGTGTACGTGCCGATGCGGCCCTCATTTTGCACAACAAATCACTCGTGCCACTGTTTACTGTTGCTTTTCTCATCCAATTCGCGATGATGGGTCCGTCGCCGCTCATGTCGCTGTTCGTCCTAGAACTCGGTGCCCCGGGCGGGTATGTCGTCTTTTTTGCCGGTCTTGTCACTGCAGTCACAGGGCTCGCGAACATTATGGCCGCCCCACAGCTCGGAAAATTAGGGGATAAGTACGGTTCACAGTACGTCCTTATGGCTGCTTTAATCGGCGCGGGTCTGTTCTCCATTCCACACGCCTTTGTCAGTTCTGTATGGGAATTGCTTATTTGGCGCTTCATGTTAGGGTTGTTTATCGGCGGCCTCTTGCCGGCGCTCAACTCACTCATTAGTCGTCACGCGCCGGAAGGGAAAGAAAGTGCTGCTTACGGCTACAGTAACAGCGCCGTGGCTCTCGGGAACATGCTTGGACCGATTACTGGTGGGTACGTGGCTAACTGGATCGGTATTGAAGGGTTGTTTTTAGTGACAGCAGCGCTTCTGTTAATTAACAGCGTGTGGTTCCGTTTCTCCTTCGTCAGCTTCAAGCGGAAGGCGATCAGGAGTAGTTAG